CGCGCGGGCGAGCTCCACCTCGTCGCGGATGCCGCTGGGCACGACCGTCTTGGGCAGGGCGTCAGAACTCATCGGCGAACTCCTTCACGATGCCGGCGTCCTTCTTCACGGACGTGGCCGGGCTCTCGAGCTTCTGGATCTTGCGCACGTGCCGCACGTAGCCCCACAGGGCGGCGAGCACGGCGAGCACGATGCCGATCACCACGACGATGAGCGCCGCCACCCACAGCGGCATCCACAGGTCGAGCAGGATCACGAAGAAGGCGAGGAACGCCGGGATGGTCCAGAACAGGAAGAAGAGGGCCACGATCGCGAAGACCGCGGTGAGGCCGCCGTGCTTGACGAGCTGGCCGACGTAGCCCTTGACCGCACGGACCTCGGCCTTGACGAGGTTCGAGACGAGCTCGGGCAGGTCGCCGATCAGCGTGAAGAGCCCGTCGTCGGCGCGGTCGCGCAGCGGCGACCGCGTGGTCCGCTCCG
This genomic interval from Microbacterium sediminis contains the following:
- a CDS encoding phage holin family protein; the protein is MTERTTRSPLRDRADDGLFTLIGDLPELVSNLVKAEVRAVKGYVGQLVKHGGLTAVFAIVALFFLFWTIPAFLAFFVILLDLWMPLWVAALIVVVIGIVLAVLAALWGYVRHVRKIQKLESPATSVKKDAGIVKEFADEF